Proteins encoded together in one Halogranum gelatinilyticum window:
- a CDS encoding DUF7563 family protein, whose amino-acid sequence MPECQNCGSFVTEAYVRVFAPNGAQHPRVCPHCEDKLRDGAEVREARSRRH is encoded by the coding sequence ATGCCCGAATGTCAGAACTGTGGCTCGTTCGTCACCGAAGCCTACGTTCGCGTGTTCGCCCCCAACGGCGCGCAACATCCCCGTGTCTGTCCCCACTGTGAAGACAAACTCCGAGACGGGGCCGAGGTTCGAGAAGCACGGAGCCGACGCCATTGA
- a CDS encoding CBS domain-containing protein — MSLERIGRTDVVTVGVDSPVDEVVETMRSHNVGCVVVVDGGRPRGIVTDRDLVLYAMDGSEALTARNVMAEDLFTVDIGDDVFDVVNELCERGVRRAPVLERGDLVGIVTLDDFVRLLATELDRLADVIEAESPRL; from the coding sequence ATGAGTCTCGAACGAATCGGGCGGACGGACGTCGTGACCGTCGGGGTCGACAGCCCCGTCGACGAGGTGGTCGAGACGATGCGGTCGCACAACGTGGGCTGCGTGGTCGTCGTCGACGGCGGGCGGCCGCGGGGCATCGTCACCGATCGCGACCTCGTGCTCTACGCGATGGACGGCTCGGAGGCACTGACGGCCCGGAACGTCATGGCCGAGGATCTGTTCACCGTCGATATCGGAGACGACGTCTTCGACGTCGTCAACGAACTCTGCGAGCGGGGCGTCCGGCGCGCACCCGTGCTCGAACGCGGCGACCTCGTCGGCATCGTCACACTCGACGACTTCGTCCGCCTACTGGCGACGGAGCTAGACAGACTCGCGGACGTCATCGAGGCGGAGTCGCCGCGGCTGTAG
- a CDS encoding transcription initiation factor IIB, which yields MAVRYNTGGREETEVDDADEVASGHCPECDSAALVRSDDRGELVCDDCGLVVDDKVVDHGPEWRAFDHAERQSKSRVGAPTTSTMHDRGLTTTIDWKNQDSSGHVLSSEKRNQMHRLRKWQERIRTKDAGERNLQFALSEIDRMASALGVPRSVREVAAVIYRRALDTDLIRGRSIEGVATSALYIACRQENIPRSLEEVSSVARVDRREIGRTYRYVAHELGLDMAPVDPKQYLPRFCSELELNEEVQQRAAAIIEKTTAEGLHSGKSPTGFAAAAIYTAALLCNEKRTQREIAQVAQVTEVTIRNRYREQLEVVGIDFDEVSARQ from the coding sequence ATGGCTGTCAGATACAATACCGGGGGACGAGAAGAGACAGAAGTGGACGACGCGGACGAGGTGGCCAGTGGCCACTGTCCGGAGTGCGACTCGGCCGCGCTCGTGCGCAGCGACGACCGGGGGGAACTCGTCTGTGACGACTGCGGGCTCGTCGTCGACGACAAAGTCGTTGACCACGGGCCGGAGTGGCGTGCGTTCGACCACGCCGAGCGCCAGTCGAAGTCGCGGGTGGGGGCCCCGACGACGAGTACGATGCACGACCGGGGGCTGACGACGACCATCGACTGGAAGAACCAGGACTCGTCGGGACACGTGCTCTCTTCGGAGAAGCGCAACCAGATGCACCGCCTGCGCAAGTGGCAGGAACGAATTAGAACGAAGGACGCGGGCGAGCGCAACCTCCAGTTCGCGCTCTCGGAGATCGACCGCATGGCGTCGGCCCTGGGGGTGCCGCGCTCCGTGCGGGAGGTCGCCGCCGTCATCTACCGACGGGCACTCGATACCGACCTCATCCGCGGCCGCTCCATCGAGGGCGTCGCGACGAGCGCGCTCTACATCGCGTGCCGTCAGGAGAACATCCCGCGCAGCCTCGAGGAGGTGTCGTCGGTCGCCCGGGTGGACCGACGCGAAATCGGCCGCACCTACCGCTACGTCGCCCACGAACTCGGTCTCGACATGGCTCCCGTCGACCCCAAGCAGTATCTCCCGCGGTTCTGCTCGGAACTCGAACTGAACGAGGAGGTCCAACAGCGCGCGGCAGCCATCATCGAAAAGACGACCGCCGAGGGGTTGCACTCGGGCAAGTCGCCGACGGGGTTCGCCGCCGCGGCCATCTACACGGCCGCGCTGCTCTGCAACGAGAAGCGCACCCAGCGCGAGATCGCGCAGGTCGCGCAGGTCACCGAGGTGACCATCCGCAACCGGTACCGTGAACAGCTGGAAGTCGTCGGCATCGACTTCGACGAAGTGTCGGCACGGCAGTAA